From the Synechococcus sp. HK01-R genome, one window contains:
- a CDS encoding 2TM domain-containing protein produces the protein MVDEAARQRALQALRRKRSLKHQLRLYVIVNAILVLVWLGSGRGSFWPIDPIAFWGISLLIQGWSASHPDREFSEEEIAREMERS, from the coding sequence ATGGTTGATGAAGCGGCTCGTCAGCGCGCTCTTCAGGCGCTGCGACGAAAGCGCAGTCTCAAACACCAGCTGCGTCTCTATGTGATCGTCAACGCCATCCTTGTGCTCGTTTGGCTGGGCAGCGGTCGTGGATCCTTCTGGCCGATTGATCCCATTGCTTTTTGGGGGATCTCGCTGTTGATCCAGGGATGGAGTGCCAGTCATCCAGATCGGGAGTTCAGCGAAGAGGAGATTGCTCGGGAGATGGAGCGCTCCTGA
- a CDS encoding ATP-binding cassette domain-containing protein — MSTSEHGTSLLSAIGLQCSHQARPLWSHLDLNLKPGDRLGLVAPSGAGKTLLLRALAQLDPLQTGELRCQGRRAEEISMPRWRSTVMLVPQRCAVMPGSVEQNLRSPLQWQEHRQRHPWDRNRVLDWLEQLGRPAEFLDWDAEQLSGGELQVLNLIRALQLEPAILLLDECSASLDHATTLALEALLEQWLQAASRACVLTSHDSGQIQRFCNRVLELP, encoded by the coding sequence ATGAGCACGTCTGAACACGGCACGTCCTTGTTGTCAGCCATTGGGTTGCAGTGCTCCCATCAAGCTCGCCCGCTGTGGAGCCACCTCGACCTCAACCTCAAGCCCGGCGATCGCCTTGGCTTGGTTGCCCCCTCCGGCGCCGGCAAGACGTTGTTGTTGCGCGCACTGGCCCAGCTCGATCCCCTTCAAACGGGTGAACTGCGCTGCCAAGGCCGCAGAGCAGAGGAGATCAGCATGCCGCGGTGGCGCTCGACGGTGATGCTGGTGCCCCAGCGCTGTGCCGTGATGCCCGGATCGGTCGAGCAAAACCTGCGATCACCGCTCCAATGGCAAGAACATCGACAACGACACCCATGGGATCGAAACAGGGTGCTGGACTGGCTAGAGCAGCTCGGCCGACCTGCCGAGTTTCTCGACTGGGATGCAGAACAGCTTTCAGGCGGCGAACTGCAAGTGCTGAATCTGATCCGAGCCCTGCAACTGGAGCCTGCGATCCTGCTGCTCGATGAATGCAGCGCATCCCTCGACCATGCCACGACGCTCGCCCTGGAGGCTTTGCTCGAGCAGTGGCTTCAAGCGGCAAGCAGAGCCTGCGTCCTCACAAGTCACGATTCAGGGCAAATCCAACGCTTTTGCAATCGGGTGCTGGAGCTGCCATGA
- the fetB gene encoding iron export ABC transporter permease subunit FetB gives MSPGALPISNLQLAGAAALILINIGLSSVLKLGLGRPLLLASLRMVVQLLLIGQVLQWLFQQQNPGLILALSLLMALIASLSAVQRTRHRFSGVYWQSFLSTTAAAALVTGVAMNGIIQVRPWSTAQYWIPLLGMVLGNILNAISLGLDTLMERMLSQRNSLECWLALGATRWEACRPIVREAIRVAMIPTINSMMVMGLVSLPGMMTGQILEGASPANAVRYQIVILFMIASATALGVTSIAALAYRQLTSQQHQLRLDRLIRTSTTSRP, from the coding sequence ATGAGCCCTGGAGCCCTGCCGATCAGCAACCTGCAGCTCGCAGGAGCCGCCGCCCTGATCCTGATCAACATCGGCCTGTCATCGGTGTTGAAGCTTGGCCTGGGCCGGCCGCTCCTCCTGGCATCGCTCCGGATGGTGGTGCAACTGCTCCTGATCGGCCAAGTACTGCAGTGGCTGTTTCAGCAACAGAACCCCGGCCTGATCCTGGCGCTGTCACTGCTGATGGCCCTGATCGCCAGCCTCTCTGCCGTGCAGCGCACTCGCCATCGTTTCTCCGGCGTCTACTGGCAGAGCTTTCTGAGCACGACCGCAGCCGCCGCGCTGGTTACCGGCGTGGCAATGAACGGCATCATCCAAGTGAGGCCCTGGAGCACCGCTCAATACTGGATTCCACTGCTGGGCATGGTGCTCGGCAACATCCTCAACGCGATTTCACTAGGCCTCGACACCCTGATGGAACGCATGCTCAGTCAACGAAACAGCCTGGAATGCTGGCTCGCCTTGGGGGCAACCCGATGGGAGGCCTGCCGTCCGATCGTGCGTGAGGCCATTCGCGTCGCAATGATTCCCACCATCAATTCCATGATGGTGATGGGCCTAGTGAGCCTGCCAGGAATGATGACCGGCCAGATCCTGGAGGGTGCATCCCCGGCCAATGCAGTGCGCTACCAGATCGTGATTCTGTTCATGATCGCCTCAGCGACAGCCCTTGGTGTAACCAGCATTGCTGCACTTGCCTATCGACAACTCACCAGCCAACAACATCAACTCAGACTGGACAGATTGATCCGCACCTCAACAACAAGTCGCCCTTAG
- a CDS encoding DUF2256 domain-containing protein — protein sequence MSHRAERPTKICAVCGRPFQWRRKWKDVWDEVRYCSERCRRDRNRQAKNS from the coding sequence GTGTCGCACCGTGCCGAGCGTCCCACCAAGATCTGTGCCGTTTGCGGGCGACCCTTTCAGTGGCGGCGCAAGTGGAAGGATGTTTGGGATGAAGTGCGCTACTGCTCAGAGCGGTGCCGCCGCGATCGCAATCGTCAGGCCAAGAACAGTTAA
- a CDS encoding thiamine pyrophosphate-binding protein — protein MNGAQALVKLLENHGVTHVFGIPGAKVDSMFIALLDSPIELVLCRHEQNAAFMAQAFGRLTGTIGVCLVTSGPGVTNLATGLATATSEGDPVLPWPSLKANTAEQAL, from the coding sequence ATGAATGGAGCCCAGGCCCTCGTCAAATTGCTCGAGAACCACGGTGTTACCCATGTCTTCGGCATCCCAGGAGCCAAGGTCGACAGCATGTTCATCGCCCTGCTCGATTCACCGATCGAGCTGGTGCTCTGCCGTCATGAACAGAATGCCGCGTTCATGGCCCAGGCCTTCGGTCGGCTTACTGGAACAATCGGTGTGTGCCTGGTGACCTCTGGCCCCGGTGTCACCAACTTGGCGACGGGTCTGGCCACCGCCACATCGGAGGGTGATCCAGTGCTGCCCTGGCCATCGCTGAAAGCAAACACAGCTGAACAAGCACTGTGA
- a CDS encoding DUF4278 domain-containing protein: protein MNTLDLTRNRIRKAVALQEAQRLMAKAYRGVEYIDAHHTAQKPQKPTELRYRGVRYSV, encoded by the coding sequence ATGAACACCCTCGATCTCACCCGCAACCGCATCCGCAAAGCGGTAGCACTGCAAGAAGCCCAGCGCCTGATGGCGAAGGCCTACAGGGGCGTTGAGTACATCGACGCCCATCACACGGCCCAGAAGCCCCAGAAACCCACCGAGCTTCGCTACCGCGGCGTTCGTTACAGCGTCTGA
- a CDS encoding DUF1830 domain-containing protein: protein MQDCLYSNTTPKMVVLKCIGDNRFYLEKVVMPAETYWFNAPKDSRVEIWQMAMNGQLLSMRADVSEYAVTEAAREAASEAVQASHIAGQPAAA from the coding sequence ATGCAGGACTGCCTTTACAGCAACACCACTCCGAAAATGGTGGTGTTGAAGTGTATCGGTGACAACCGATTTTATCTGGAGAAGGTGGTCATGCCCGCGGAAACCTATTGGTTCAACGCTCCTAAGGATTCCAGGGTGGAGATCTGGCAGATGGCGATGAACGGCCAGCTGCTCAGCATGCGAGCGGATGTCAGCGAGTACGCCGTGACTGAAGCCGCAAGGGAAGCTGCAAGCGAAGCGGTTCAAGCCAGCCACATCGCTGGCCAACCCGCTGCCGCCTGA
- a CDS encoding nuclear transport factor 2 family protein: MHRLDADRLRALFTKPYGKPAPSEAQWRELYDDAVHFQDPTQEKHGIAAYIAAQDGLIQRCDDVFLAPAAIAIEGNTAFVEWEMGLKIKGIEFLYPGTSRLQFNAEGKVVDHRDYFDFVGPTFAPVPVIGGFVRWLYRRFVA, encoded by the coding sequence ATGCACCGTCTCGATGCTGATCGCCTGCGCGCTCTGTTCACCAAGCCTTACGGCAAGCCCGCTCCCTCCGAGGCCCAGTGGCGGGAGCTTTACGACGATGCTGTGCATTTTCAAGATCCCACCCAGGAGAAGCACGGGATCGCTGCTTACATCGCTGCTCAGGACGGGCTCATTCAGCGCTGTGATGATGTGTTCCTGGCGCCTGCTGCGATTGCAATCGAGGGGAACACCGCCTTTGTGGAATGGGAGATGGGTCTGAAGATCAAAGGGATTGAGTTCCTCTACCCGGGCACCAGCCGCCTCCAGTTCAATGCCGAGGGCAAGGTCGTGGACCATCGTGATTACTTCGATTTTGTTGGACCGACCTTTGCCCCGGTGCCTGTGATCGGCGGTTTTGTGCGCTGGCTATACCGTCGCTTCGTTGCCTGA
- a CDS encoding NAD(P)-dependent oxidoreductase has translation MTTTVALLGTGLLGAAIAQRLLSQGISLRVWNRNPDRCRLLAEAGAQVVDDPAEAAQGVATVITVLRDGPVTAEVVTRIGALGGACLMPMGTMGISESVALAAQARVQGGLYLEAPVLGSRPEALAGTLLVMAGGDQETFARQSSLLAHLSAQPRLMGAVGTGAAAKLALNQLIASLTHGYSLALRLVQASGLDVERFMEVLRPSALYAPTVDKKLERMQSHHYEDPNFSTALLRKDLQLFLREAALAGVNAHGLDGLAALLAGAEGTPLDAGDYSALHELTQASD, from the coding sequence TTGACGACAACGGTTGCCTTGCTGGGCACAGGCTTGCTTGGTGCAGCGATTGCTCAGCGTCTCTTATCTCAGGGCATCAGCCTGCGTGTTTGGAATCGCAACCCTGACCGCTGCCGATTGCTGGCGGAAGCCGGTGCGCAGGTCGTTGACGATCCCGCGGAGGCTGCTCAGGGGGTAGCCACTGTGATCACGGTGCTTCGCGATGGTCCAGTCACAGCTGAGGTGGTGACTCGGATTGGAGCGCTTGGGGGAGCCTGCCTGATGCCGATGGGCACCATGGGGATCAGTGAAAGCGTGGCGCTGGCCGCTCAGGCTCGCGTGCAAGGGGGCCTCTATCTCGAAGCGCCCGTGCTCGGTAGCCGCCCGGAGGCCCTAGCGGGCACTCTTTTGGTGATGGCTGGGGGAGACCAGGAGACCTTCGCGCGCCAGAGCTCTCTGCTCGCCCACCTGTCCGCCCAGCCCCGTCTGATGGGAGCTGTGGGCACCGGTGCCGCTGCCAAGCTCGCGCTCAACCAGTTGATTGCAAGCCTCACCCACGGTTATTCCCTAGCCCTGCGACTGGTTCAGGCTTCCGGGCTGGATGTGGAGCGTTTCATGGAGGTGTTGCGGCCATCGGCGCTCTACGCCCCCACCGTCGATAAAAAGCTTGAACGGATGCAGTCGCACCACTACGAGGACCCCAACTTCAGCACCGCCCTGCTGCGCAAGGATCTTCAGCTCTTCCTGAGGGAGGCGGCCCTCGCCGGGGTGAATGCCCACGGTCTTGACGGTCTGGCGGCTCTGCTTGCAGGCGCCGAGGGAACACCTCTGGATGCGGGCGATTACTCAGCTCTGCATGAGCTGACCCAGGCCTCGGACTGA
- a CDS encoding molecular chaperone DnaJ has translation MAGNGFGSTGSAEGPGRRRKDSKRKPGQSNHQRERQPLGRDPEFEAICARQTLGLALSGRLTEQAVKRAHKALAVQHHPDKGGDPEMMTRLNNARDVLLQPEMEAIAA, from the coding sequence ATGGCTGGCAACGGCTTCGGATCGACCGGTTCCGCTGAGGGTCCCGGCAGACGTCGAAAGGACAGCAAACGCAAACCGGGTCAGTCCAACCATCAGCGTGAGCGCCAGCCCCTAGGGCGCGACCCTGAGTTCGAGGCGATCTGTGCCCGCCAGACCCTTGGGCTGGCTCTGTCCGGTCGCTTAACGGAGCAGGCGGTGAAACGTGCCCACAAAGCGCTCGCTGTGCAACACCATCCCGATAAGGGAGGTGACCCGGAGATGATGACGCGTCTGAACAATGCCCGCGACGTGCTGCTTCAGCCCGAAATGGAGGCCATCGCTGCTTGA
- a CDS encoding glutathione S-transferase family protein, whose product MVTASSNALSWEQLLALAPEPAERVHGPTNAQAVLRLFGEPESAVRVTLYRDHHAWCPYCQKVWLWLEFRRIPYRIRKVTMRCYGPKEPWFTAKVPSGMLPALEIDARLITESDRILEALEQTFGALGAGMQDPAVRRLRDLERRLFRAWCLWLCSPGLSERQDALARDQFQRVAMQMEAALADGAGSWLDPAAPAGEIPGTADLVFIPYVERMNASLAYFKGFLLREHHPGIDRWLTALEQLETYRGTQSDAHTHAHDLPPQMGGCWIHPNPLQEDLARRIDGGEGIADWETRWSQDSDGSNPSPEHRALERVLRHRHTLVQRSSLGSGFDQPLRAALTRMLHREPVQPEPGSALALRNLRDRISVPRDMPLLSARCLRQALEATAALDGSAQPEPLPLQHRFDQDPRPFLA is encoded by the coding sequence ATGGTGACGGCCTCCAGCAATGCGTTGAGCTGGGAGCAACTTCTCGCCCTTGCTCCTGAGCCAGCCGAGCGTGTGCACGGCCCCACCAACGCTCAGGCCGTCCTGCGTCTGTTCGGCGAGCCGGAGTCCGCTGTGCGGGTCACGCTCTACCGCGATCACCATGCCTGGTGTCCCTACTGCCAGAAGGTCTGGCTCTGGCTGGAGTTCCGGCGGATTCCCTACCGGATCCGCAAGGTGACGATGCGCTGTTACGGCCCCAAAGAACCCTGGTTCACCGCCAAGGTGCCTTCAGGAATGCTTCCAGCTCTTGAAATCGACGCTCGTCTGATCACCGAAAGCGATCGAATTCTTGAAGCGCTTGAGCAGACCTTCGGTGCCTTGGGCGCCGGGATGCAAGATCCAGCGGTCCGCCGCTTGCGAGACCTGGAGCGACGTCTCTTCCGCGCCTGGTGTTTGTGGCTCTGCTCTCCGGGGCTCAGTGAACGCCAGGACGCGTTGGCCCGTGATCAGTTTCAGCGCGTGGCGATGCAGATGGAAGCAGCCCTGGCGGATGGAGCAGGTTCCTGGCTGGATCCCGCGGCTCCGGCTGGGGAGATCCCCGGGACGGCCGATCTGGTGTTCATTCCCTACGTGGAACGGATGAACGCCTCACTCGCCTACTTCAAGGGATTTCTGCTTCGCGAGCACCATCCCGGCATCGATCGCTGGCTCACAGCCCTCGAGCAGCTAGAGACCTATCGGGGCACGCAGAGTGATGCTCACACCCATGCCCACGATCTGCCCCCTCAGATGGGGGGCTGCTGGATTCACCCCAATCCTCTTCAGGAGGACCTGGCTCGTCGGATCGATGGCGGTGAGGGAATTGCCGACTGGGAGACCCGTTGGAGTCAGGACTCCGATGGCTCGAATCCCTCCCCGGAACATCGTGCCCTGGAGCGGGTTCTTCGCCATCGCCACACCCTGGTGCAGCGGAGCTCGCTCGGTTCTGGCTTCGATCAGCCCCTTCGTGCTGCACTCACGCGCATGCTGCACAGGGAACCTGTTCAGCCGGAACCCGGTTCCGCCCTGGCCTTACGCAACCTGCGCGATCGGATCTCCGTGCCCCGCGACATGCCTCTTCTGAGTGCTCGCTGCCTTCGACAGGCCCTTGAAGCCACCGCGGCTCTGGATGGGTCGGCTCAGCCAGAGCCGCTGCCCCTGCAGCATCGCTTTGATCAGGACCCCCGCCCCTTTCTGGCTTGA
- a CDS encoding zinc-binding dehydrogenase, with translation MGVTVWQAREAGAPLERAERPMLEPARDELLLQVLHCGLCHSDLSMLDNHWGMSAYPLVPGLEVVGRVAVIGVGGLGHMALQFARAWGCEVTALTTNLGKAEEARRFGAHHVELLEALPDCAGRFDLVINTVNQSLDWSAVMASLAPLGRLHQLGAVLEPISVGAFDLIASRRSITGSPTSSPASLLKMVEFCRRHDIRPQVERLPMDRVNEAIERLRLGDVRYRFVLDSVAD, from the coding sequence ATGGGCGTCACTGTCTGGCAGGCCCGCGAGGCCGGTGCTCCCCTTGAGCGGGCTGAGCGGCCGATGCTCGAGCCTGCCCGTGATGAGCTGCTGCTGCAGGTGTTGCATTGCGGCCTCTGTCACAGCGACCTGTCGATGCTCGACAACCACTGGGGGATGAGTGCCTATCCGCTGGTGCCGGGGCTTGAGGTGGTGGGTCGTGTGGCTGTGATCGGCGTTGGGGGACTCGGGCATATGGCCCTGCAGTTCGCCCGCGCTTGGGGTTGTGAGGTCACGGCCCTCACGACGAACCTCGGCAAGGCGGAGGAGGCGAGGCGCTTCGGTGCCCATCACGTGGAGCTGTTGGAGGCGTTGCCCGATTGCGCCGGTCGCTTCGATCTCGTGATCAATACGGTGAACCAATCCCTCGACTGGTCGGCAGTGATGGCCTCACTCGCCCCCCTCGGTCGCTTGCATCAGCTTGGCGCTGTGCTGGAGCCGATCAGCGTGGGTGCCTTTGATCTGATTGCGTCGCGGCGATCGATCACCGGTAGTCCCACCTCGTCGCCCGCGAGCTTGCTGAAGATGGTGGAGTTCTGCCGGCGTCATGACATTCGCCCTCAGGTGGAACGTCTGCCGATGGATCGCGTCAATGAGGCCATCGAGCGCTTACGCCTTGGGGATGTGCGTTATCGCTTTGTGCTCGATTCGGTAGCGGATTGA
- a CDS encoding DUF1651 domain-containing protein encodes MQDPHTSDTKRFHADEKSWHRDPRVFVDSGRPLPGQPPLLKNRVHLRRETAELLWRELLRVGWRTCEPQWGSDADI; translated from the coding sequence ATCCAAGACCCCCACACCAGCGACACGAAGCGTTTCCACGCCGATGAAAAAAGCTGGCATCGCGATCCACGCGTGTTCGTGGATTCAGGGCGACCTCTTCCAGGTCAGCCCCCTTTGCTGAAAAACAGAGTGCACCTTCGCCGGGAAACCGCTGAATTGCTTTGGCGCGAACTGCTTCGCGTGGGCTGGCGCACCTGCGAGCCCCAGTGGGGCAGCGATGCAGATATTTGA
- a CDS encoding cupin domain-containing protein → MAIRVTSPCPESVIIALGARDWPIWGCEVSRFPWHYEQHETCLLLEGAVTVTPEMGEPVSFGAGDLVEFPKGLQCTWDVHQPVRKHYRFS, encoded by the coding sequence GTGGCGATTCGTGTGACCTCTCCCTGCCCCGAAAGCGTGATCATTGCTTTGGGGGCGAGGGACTGGCCGATCTGGGGCTGTGAAGTGAGCCGGTTCCCCTGGCACTATGAGCAGCATGAGACCTGCCTGCTGCTGGAAGGAGCCGTCACTGTGACTCCAGAAATGGGTGAGCCCGTGAGCTTTGGCGCAGGAGATTTGGTCGAATTTCCCAAAGGGTTGCAATGCACCTGGGACGTGCACCAACCCGTGCGCAAGCATTACCGCTTCAGCTGA
- a CDS encoding Rieske 2Fe-2S domain-containing protein has protein sequence MPPSWSDQWWPVAYLRDLDPLRPARFTLLERDLVIWWDRESGLWRAFEDVCPHRFVPLSEGRINGAGQLECPYHGWSFDGSGTCRSIPQMGDGAAPEARRSSCQALPTATGQGLLFVWSGDPASANPQTLPLVPLLREEGAGWADGWIVQDTFRDLPMDALTLLENVLDVSHVPFTHHRTVGRRENAAPVELEITREGDDGFEGLWEEGPRRGRLGSQLTRFRAPQLMWHDLTAKGFGRILTVVYAVPIRRGECRLFARFPFQFEAAAPRLLLGLRPRWLQHIGNHKVLEDDQVFLHWQERVLAAAGGSAAVERAFYLPTAADRYVAALHRWVKAHGGEPFAGQVLPPRQGLESLMDRYNSHTRQCRSCAQALKRLRALKPWLWGGLWLSAVLIGLGQLGALSLLGVLLAIATGLVMRQVSRWERGLLAGDGLAPRNHG, from the coding sequence ATGCCCCCCAGCTGGAGCGATCAGTGGTGGCCCGTGGCCTACCTGCGCGATCTCGACCCTTTGAGGCCCGCTCGCTTCACCCTGCTCGAGAGGGATTTGGTGATTTGGTGGGATCGGGAGTCTGGGCTTTGGCGTGCCTTTGAAGACGTCTGTCCGCATCGATTCGTGCCCCTGAGTGAGGGACGCATCAATGGGGCTGGGCAGTTGGAGTGCCCTTATCACGGTTGGAGCTTCGATGGCTCTGGCACCTGCCGCAGTATCCCCCAGATGGGGGATGGGGCCGCGCCGGAGGCTCGTCGATCCAGCTGCCAGGCGCTTCCGACGGCGACGGGGCAGGGACTTCTGTTTGTGTGGAGCGGCGATCCGGCCTCGGCCAATCCGCAGACCCTTCCGTTGGTGCCCCTATTGCGGGAGGAGGGTGCCGGCTGGGCCGATGGCTGGATTGTGCAGGACACCTTCCGGGATCTGCCGATGGATGCGCTCACCCTGCTGGAGAACGTGCTGGATGTGAGTCATGTGCCCTTCACCCACCACCGCACGGTGGGGCGGCGGGAGAATGCCGCTCCCGTTGAGCTGGAGATCACGCGAGAGGGCGATGACGGATTTGAGGGGCTGTGGGAGGAGGGGCCGAGACGGGGGCGTCTTGGTTCCCAGCTCACGCGCTTCCGTGCCCCTCAACTGATGTGGCATGACCTGACGGCCAAGGGATTTGGCCGAATTCTCACGGTGGTGTATGCGGTGCCGATTCGTCGTGGTGAGTGCCGCCTCTTCGCCCGCTTCCCATTTCAGTTTGAGGCTGCGGCTCCGAGGCTGCTGCTGGGCTTGAGGCCCCGCTGGCTGCAGCACATCGGCAATCACAAGGTGTTGGAAGACGATCAGGTGTTCCTGCATTGGCAGGAGCGGGTCTTGGCGGCGGCGGGTGGCAGTGCCGCGGTGGAGCGGGCCTTTTACTTGCCGACAGCAGCTGATCGCTACGTGGCGGCTCTGCATCGCTGGGTCAAGGCCCATGGTGGGGAGCCGTTCGCTGGTCAAGTTCTGCCGCCGCGGCAGGGACTGGAGAGCCTGATGGATCGCTACAACAGTCACACTCGACAGTGCCGCAGCTGTGCGCAGGCTCTCAAGCGCTTGCGGGCCTTGAAGCCCTGGCTTTGGGGTGGGCTCTGGTTGTCGGCGGTGCTGATTGGACTTGGTCAGTTGGGCGCCCTCAGCCTCCTCGGCGTGCTGCTGGCAATCGCGACTGGCCTGGTGATGCGGCAGGTGTCACGTTGGGAGCGGGGACTGCTGGCAGGAGATGGCCTGGCGCCGCGTAATCATGGTTGA
- a CDS encoding bestrophin family ion channel: MIESGTYGNPPRTRRQDYSHVLLQLLSRMRYDLLVLVAVTGLVMRDVIPRGWVESDEIVRILGIAVSIFIGFRNTQAISRWWEARKLWGSMVNHSRSWADTLAAHLPASPAGRRWSRSLVRLQVAIVWQLNFQLRNYWHRDLRSLQNGLLEGLRLPSTTNLRQLGMQRGLWLQRLHDEGLIDGWGRQQLMELGNACTDEIGGLERIRNTPLPASYDVFVRVINWVFGIQLMLSFHYQDAGRFSSFNGFMIMLCFLMAERIGAYVEGPFDADGSSFSLPLNSICLTISRDLLGSETDHVLHLQSQDPVRWT; the protein is encoded by the coding sequence ATGATCGAATCCGGCACCTACGGCAATCCGCCGCGCACACGGCGTCAGGACTATTCGCATGTCCTCCTGCAGCTGCTGAGCCGCATGCGCTACGACCTGCTCGTGCTGGTGGCCGTGACCGGCCTGGTGATGCGTGATGTCATCCCAAGGGGATGGGTGGAAAGCGATGAGATCGTGCGCATCCTTGGCATCGCCGTGTCGATCTTCATCGGTTTTCGCAACACCCAGGCGATCAGTCGCTGGTGGGAAGCGCGCAAGCTCTGGGGATCCATGGTCAACCACAGCCGCAGTTGGGCTGACACCCTCGCCGCCCACCTTCCCGCTTCCCCCGCCGGCCGGCGCTGGTCCAGATCGCTGGTTCGCCTGCAGGTGGCGATCGTTTGGCAACTGAACTTCCAGCTGCGCAACTATTGGCATCGGGATCTGCGCAGCCTTCAGAACGGACTGCTCGAAGGCCTGCGGCTGCCAAGCACAACCAACCTGCGTCAACTCGGGATGCAGCGGGGGCTCTGGTTGCAGCGCCTTCACGACGAAGGCTTGATCGATGGCTGGGGGCGACAGCAACTGATGGAGTTGGGCAATGCCTGCACCGATGAGATCGGAGGCCTGGAGCGCATCCGCAACACTCCCCTGCCGGCGTCCTACGACGTGTTCGTGCGGGTCATCAACTGGGTCTTCGGGATCCAGTTGATGCTCAGCTTCCACTACCAGGACGCAGGGCGCTTCAGCAGCTTCAACGGTTTCATGATCATGCTCTGCTTCCTGATGGCCGAGCGGATCGGCGCCTACGTGGAGGGCCCCTTTGATGCCGATGGCAGCAGCTTCTCGTTACCTCTCAACAGCATCTGTCTCACCATCAGCCGCGACCTGCTCGGCTCAGAGACCGATCATGTGCTTCACCTGCAGTCGCAGGATCCCGTGCGCTGGACCTAA
- a CDS encoding DUF1499 domain-containing protein yields the protein MDSLLRLTLPMILGLLHLIGPVPADLGVHQRQLSPCTSSAHCARQVWSVSDPQQALNSLAAQLSEAPRTVVEERSNDYLHATCSSRLFGFVDDLELYADQDNQQLQARSVSRLGDSDLGVNARRLEDLHQQLSS from the coding sequence ATGGACTCTCTGCTCCGTCTCACCCTGCCGATGATCCTGGGGCTCCTGCACCTGATCGGGCCGGTTCCCGCCGACCTTGGTGTTCACCAGAGGCAACTCAGTCCTTGCACCTCGAGCGCCCACTGCGCCCGCCAGGTCTGGAGCGTGAGCGATCCGCAGCAGGCGCTCAACAGCCTGGCTGCCCAGCTCAGCGAGGCCCCACGAACAGTGGTTGAGGAGCGCAGCAACGACTATCTGCATGCCACTTGCAGCAGTCGACTGTTCGGCTTTGTCGACGATCTCGAGCTTTATGCAGACCAAGACAACCAGCAGCTGCAAGCCCGATCCGTCTCGAGACTCGGGGATTCCGATCTAGGCGTGAACGCTCGGCGCCTGGAGGACCTCCATCAGCAACTGAGCAGTTGA